The nucleotide window ACCGTACTCTCTCTGGGGCTCATTTGCcatgtttgtttaaaaagaaaaataagaggttCCAGAGAAAAGGGATAAGGTTTGACTAAATGATCTCAAAAATCCCTTCTAGCAAAATTCTATTAGGTTGAGTAAAGGCcatttaaattcaaaatgtagATCTTTGCAAAGTGAACCAAACTGGTATTTTACTTTTGAAACAAGAAtttttatgctaaaataaaaaaatccccaCGAAAACAGCACCCCCTGTGAACCCATCTGTAGCTCTGACATTAGGAATTCAAATTGGAGTATTTTTACCCTCTGGAGTTTAAGTAAGCCCAGGCAAGCCCCTGCCTGCACTTTATAACTTGGCTAATTTAAGTCATAATGTAGTTCCATCTTTGACAGCAAAATCATCTTACtaacatttttatgcatttaaagaATTACTTCTAATTATTGACCTTGTAAGTACTGATGGCATACCAGGcaggaaatgacagaattttatccTTACTTggacttttttcccccctctatgTAATGCAACCCCAACTGTcacaaataaaagttatttcaGATACCCTCAATAGGCTCACCTAAAACAGACTGCCAGAGGGATTgcatcagaaaagagaaaagtcaaTTCTAGATGAAAGCAAAACAGAAGTCTCtaaatttgcaaagaaaaaaaaaagttatacttaTTTAAGAGCAGGATGGAGGAGATGGAGGGATGCTTTCCTAACGTTTCAAGATTGGGATGGTTTTAGTCATCGTTTCTGTGCTGGGGGTTTGTTACAAACCTCACTTTATGAGGAAGAGCCCTGCGAAACTACAGCTCTACTGAGCTTTGCAATCTTACTGTCCATTATCTCGTCATGGCATTGAGGATGTAGCAGCTGGTAATTAGATCAGAGCGCGGAAAGTCAGGGAGAGAAACTGGAacgaattattttttttaaacgaAGTGGTCATTTAATGGCAGAAAATCCGAGTCACCCACAATTTCCTTGTCCATGATACAAAGGGATGGGTCGGGTAGGATCCAAGAATAGGAAGGGAGAGAATTCAGCTGGGGTCGGGAGCGGGTGGGTGTGGGAGCAGATTCCGGAACGCAGTATGTGAAACAAGCCAGCCCGGGAGACGCAAGCTGCCTCGGGAAGGGCGCTGAGTAGGTCCAGCATCTCGCAAGGGTGAGTCCAGGTGAGGGACGTGTTACCTAGCGCCGCTGGCGGGGAGCCTGGGCTTCGCCCGGGCGTGGTTCCCGCCAGTGGCTTCTCAGCGCGCAGCGGCCTACTGGGTGTCAGCGCGCAAAGTCGCCGCTTAATCCCCGTTCCCGCTGGATTAATTAGGGCCGCCTCAAAGCAGAGAGTTGAGCCAGGGCTTCTTTCCCAGACACAGGGGCACCGGGAGGTCGAAACTCCTCTGGCCTAGCCGGGCGTCCCTATCCGGACACCATCGGGCCGAAGGGCTCCTGCGACCCGCCCCCCCAGCCGGGCTCTAGGGACCCTGTGGTGACTGGCGACCAGTCAGGTCACCGGAGTCAAGCCCCTGGCCTGGGCCGCTTCTCCCGCGCCTGTGCCCTCGGTTTGCGGCCAGCAGTCGAGGCGCAGGGCGGGGCGCGCCCGAGAGGCCGAGGCGGCGCGCTATTCCTGTCGCTGTGAGCTACCGGCATGTTATGTGCGGCGCCCAATCATGCCTCGGACCGGCCGCTCTGAcccgcgccctcccctccctaatCTCCCAGGCTTTGATTTGATCCTCCGCGCGGAACAAgctcacccccctccccacccgccccATAACCAGTTGTCCCCAGCCCTCGCGGGTGCCCGCAGAACCTGTCCTCCTCGTTCAGCCCTGGAAGGTCAGAGCCTTTGCCCCACACTCCCGGGACGCCCCGAATCGGGGCCGCATCTGCGCCGTCGGAGACCCACTACCTCCCGAATCCACTGGCAGCTCGGCCCTTCCAGGTGATGGTGCACAGCCACCGCCGTCTCTGGCGTGCAGATGTGAGCTCTCCGAattgggctggggaggggacttTGGGCAAAGGGCTGGCGGCCTCGGCAGCCGTGAAAACCAAATCCCACACTCCCCGGAAGACTCCAAACTCCGCGCCCTTCGATATTAGGGGCTTCTGGAAACCGTTCCCGGACCGCATTTGCTCTAAGAGGAGCACCGGGCGATCTGCGGATCTGGGTGAAGGAGCCCTGGATTTTAAGCTGAGCAGGCAAAAATGGGCCCCCGTTAAGGGCTCTGCGGCTCACGGGGGGTCCTGGAGTGACGTGCCCCGGGATGCCTCCGGCTCTGCCCGCTTCCCGCCCTGGGCATAATGAGTTACTTCCTGTCTTACTGCAAGGCTCATGGCGGCGCGCTGCTCACCGGCTACCAGGCCCTGCGCGCCGAGGGCTTCCTCTGTGACATTATACTGGAGGCTGAGGGCAGCGAATTCCCGGCGCACAGGTCACTCCTGGCGTGCTCCAGCGACTACTTCAGGGCCCTGTTCAAGAGCCACACTCGGGAATCCCGGGCGCGCGTGATCCACTTACACGTGCCGTCGGCGGCTGGCCTGCAGCGTCTGCTGGACTTCATCTATACCGCCTGGCTGTCACTCTCCATGGACACCGTAGAGGACACATTGGAGGCCGCCAGCTACCTGCAGGTCACCGAGGCCCTAGGACTGTGTGGGCGTTACCTGGAACGCCAGCTGGCTCCAGAGAACTGTTGCTTTGCCGCCAATGTGGCGGCGCGCTTCGGCCTGGCTCACACGCTGGAAGCGGCCGAGCACTGCATCATGCGCCACTTGCGGGAGATGCTGGCGCGGGGCGCGGGCCTGGCAGGACTGCTGGAGCTCAACCCCACGTCGCTGAGGGCCGTGCTGGGGGCCCCCGACGTGGCGCGGGTGTCCGAGGCCCGGCTGCTGGGCCTGGCGCTGGCCTGGCTGCGGCAGGAGCCCGCGGCAGAGCGCCAGGCGCACTGCGCAGCGCTGCTCGAGCGTGTTCGCTTCGGCTTGGTGCCCGCCGACGTGCTGCGGCGCGTGTACTCAGGTTCCGGCCTCACGCTGCCCGCCCGGGTGAAGGGCCTCATCATCCAGGCCCTTAACTACCACACGGCGCCCTCCCGCCAGCCGCTCATGCAGGGCGAGCAGACCAGCGTCCGGAGCCCCCAGACCCGCATCTTGTTGGTCGGGGGGCGCCGGGCGCGGGAGGCGGTCACCGAGGAGGTTGTAGCCCCGAGGGGGCCAGCTAGGGGCCGGGTCGTCGTGGTGGAGcccgaggaggaggaagaggaagagtcagaggaggaggaagaagaagaggaggagtgGGAGCTCACCCAGAACGTAGTGGCCTTCGACGTGTATAATCACCGCTGGCGCAGCCTTACGCAGCTGCCCACACCGCTACTGGGGCACAGCGTGTGCACCCTGGGCAACTTCCTGTTTGTCCTGGGCGGGGAATGTCCTTCCGGCAGTGCCTCTTCTGCTGATGGCTCGCGGGCGGTCACAGCCCAAGTGCATCGTTACGACCCTCGCTTCCACGCTTGGACCGAGGTGCCCGCCATGCGGGAAGCGCGGGCCCATTTCTGGTGCGGCGCCGTGGGCGACAGGCTCCTGGCTGTCGGGGGCCTGGGCGCGGGCGGCGAAGCTCTGGCCTCGGTGGAGATATACGAGCTGCGCTGGGACCGCTGGACGGCGGCCGGGGCGCTGCCGCGGGCGCTGCACGGCCACGCGGGGGTCGTCGGGGACTGTGGTGTCCTCTATATCTCTGGGGGCAAGGCGGGGAGAGGTGAGGGCGGCGCGAGCAGCCTCCGGGACCTGTATGCCTTGGGCCCTGGGGAGCAGGTGTGGAGAAAGAAGGCGCCCATGGGCACAGCCCGGTATGGGCACCACATGGCGGTGCTGCGCGGCGCGGTGTTCGCTTTTTTGGGACGATACGAGCCCTTCTCCGAGATCGAGCGTTACGACCCTGGCGCAGACCAGTGGACTCGGTTGCGGCCACTACCCTACGACCGCTTCTCCTATGGGTTGGCCGTGGTGGAGGAGACTGTGCTCCTGCTGGGTGGCCTTAAGTGGCGGGACTCGCGCCAGGTACCTACCCGCAACGTGGTGGGCTATGACCTAGACCTGGATCGCTGGGAGGACATTGGCTGCGCGCTGCCCTGGGCCTGGAGCGGCCTGCAGTGCGCAGTGCTGCAGCTGGCTGAGGGTGGGGacgaggagagggagggaggagagcctGGGGAGGCTCTAGATTTAGTGCTGGGCTGAACGGGTTagtccactccccacccctccctatTGGGTAACAGAGGAGAAAGTCTTACAGAGCAACAGATGGGCTTTTCCTAAGATTTGGGACTCTGGGAGCAGAGTGGATTCTGAAGGTCAAGGAGGCAAACAAGGCCTTGGCCAAAGAGGAACATTTCCCTCTGAGCTGAGAATGGGAGACAGGAGGGGTCAAATAGGAGGATATATGAATCAGCTTCAGTGAGCTGCTCATTTTTACCAACACTCTCTGAGGGCTAGAGATggacttctgaaaataaaatatgaccaTATTTTCCCTCTTAAAGTGTTTCCTTTGGTGCAAAACAGTGATTATTTTGTgccaaaaaaaggcaaaaaatgtaCCACAGAAAGTTATatacaaaacccagaaaattgTTGGCTACAGAGGCTGTAATAAAATCCTAGAAGATGGCATTATCTGAATAAATAGCGGAGGGGAAGTGCCTTGGTTAAATAGCATGAAATCATTGTAAGGAGAACTGTGATTTTATGATCCAGAGCCATAGTTATAGTTCTGATCTGATGGTTTGCTATAACTATGGaactgagaggggaaaaaaaatctctaagaaagcactTATTTTTTCTACAATGTATACTCAGTTAAATTCTTCTGTTGCCAGTCCCCACCCCTAGGCTGCCTTTGCCCTGGCCTTAGGCAGCTCATTGATTTTAAGTCACATTCAGCTACACTTAGCCATAACAATCAGGCTCCACCAGTTAAGTGGAATATCTAACCTAACCAAACAAAAACCTATTTCTTTCATCCTCTTTAAATGTTCATTCTGCAGAAATGCTGtaggttatattttaaaaaattaatttatttttggtggTTCCCCCTACTTCCACAAAAGAATCACAGAAAAAGTAAGGGGGAATaggtgaagttttaaaatttgtctcAGGTGAATGGGAAATCAGCTTGATTTTTCAGGGTCTTAGAGAAGATACTCGAGTACTCTGAACAGGTACTACTTCTTGCTTGTGCCACCACTGAGATGGCAAAGTTAGAACTCGGAACTGGGGTTAGGGGTGGTAGCCATGTGATCAGGTCACAAAGAAATGTGGTAAGGACTTTGCATGAATAATGTAGGTGCTTTATAAGGATTCATTAAGAGCTGAATTTATTTGACTTCAGTTTACAGTGCTGCCTCTCTCCTAGATTTGAAACGAATGCAATAAAATGTACAGATACTATATAGTGTTTAAAGGTCTCTTTCATGCTAGGCTAGCCACGACTCTTGTAGAATTCATTAGTttcatttttaccatttaaaacAACAGAGCTGACTTTACAAAAGTAAAAGCTGCTTAGGAGCAACAGTGCTAGTCTCCCCATCAACTGCTTGCTGTTTGTAGGCCACAACCTGGCCACCGTATACATGACACGTCCAtcaggtacaaatatttttaagtgaacataCACGTTTGGTCTAGTAAACGTCAATAAGTCTAAAACACCTGTAACAAGCACACTTCATTTTAGGACaagaggggtttttttgttttgttttgttttgttttgtttttacatatacAAAATCCCACAAATTTAATGTGTGTCAATATCCATgcagtaaataaatgtttttacaaatagagtttttttaaatgataaaaatattacacTGGACCCAAAATTCCATACAAACATTAATACATGATTTCTCATC belongs to Eulemur rufifrons isolate Redbay chromosome 30, OSU_ERuf_1, whole genome shotgun sequence and includes:
- the KLHL34 gene encoding kelch-like protein 34; protein product: MSYFLSYCKAHGGALLTGYQALRAEGFLCDIILEAEGSEFPAHRSLLACSSDYFRALFKSHTRESRARVIHLHVPSAAGLQRLLDFIYTAWLSLSMDTVEDTLEAASYLQVTEALGLCGRYLERQLAPENCCFAANVAARFGLAHTLEAAEHCIMRHLREMLARGAGLAGLLELNPTSLRAVLGAPDVARVSEARLLGLALAWLRQEPAAERQAHCAALLERVRFGLVPADVLRRVYSGSGLTLPARVKGLIIQALNYHTAPSRQPLMQGEQTSVRSPQTRILLVGGRRAREAVTEEVVAPRGPARGRVVVVEPEEEEEEESEEEEEEEEEWELTQNVVAFDVYNHRWRSLTQLPTPLLGHSVCTLGNFLFVLGGECPSGSASSADGSRAVTAQVHRYDPRFHAWTEVPAMREARAHFWCGAVGDRLLAVGGLGAGGEALASVEIYELRWDRWTAAGALPRALHGHAGVVGDCGVLYISGGKAGRGEGGASSLRDLYALGPGEQVWRKKAPMGTARYGHHMAVLRGAVFAFLGRYEPFSEIERYDPGADQWTRLRPLPYDRFSYGLAVVEETVLLLGGLKWRDSRQVPTRNVVGYDLDLDRWEDIGCALPWAWSGLQCAVLQLAEGGDEEREGGEPGEALDLVLG